From the genome of Trueperaceae bacterium, one region includes:
- a CDS encoding aldo/keto reductase: MTYARTGRSGLLLPKVSLGLWHNFGDDRPLASMSAVLQRAFELGITHFDLANNYGPPAGAAEKNFGEILATDFAGLRNRLVISTKAGYYMWPGPYGEWGSRKYLLSSLEESLDRMRLDWVDIFYSHRFDPDTPLEETMGALTSAVQQGLALYPGISSYSAATTREAARILRESGTPLLIHQPSYSMFNRWIEDGLLDALGAEGVGCIVFSPLAQGLLTSRYLGVNASDVAGSLPAGSRATEGGSLKASSLTPDKLERIHALAAIAKRRGQTLAQLALAWCLRDERVTSVLIGASSVAQLEENVGTLANLELSAAELAEIDELAVEGNINIWRKSSEAGGERPAEARS; the protein is encoded by the coding sequence ATGACGTACGCCCGCACCGGCCGTTCCGGGTTGCTCCTCCCCAAGGTCTCCCTCGGCCTCTGGCACAACTTCGGCGACGACCGCCCGTTGGCCTCGATGAGCGCCGTCCTGCAGCGCGCCTTCGAGCTCGGGATCACGCACTTCGACCTCGCCAACAACTACGGCCCGCCGGCCGGCGCGGCCGAGAAGAACTTCGGCGAGATCCTCGCGACCGACTTCGCCGGACTGCGCAACCGGCTCGTCATCTCGACGAAGGCCGGCTACTACATGTGGCCGGGGCCTTACGGCGAGTGGGGCTCGCGCAAGTACCTCCTCTCCAGCCTCGAGGAGAGCCTGGACCGCATGCGCCTCGACTGGGTGGACATCTTCTACAGCCACCGCTTCGACCCGGACACCCCTCTCGAGGAGACCATGGGCGCGCTCACGAGCGCGGTCCAGCAGGGCCTCGCGCTCTACCCCGGCATCTCGTCGTACTCGGCCGCCACGACCCGCGAGGCGGCGCGCATCCTGCGCGAGTCCGGGACCCCGCTCCTCATCCATCAACCTTCATACTCCATGTTCAACCGCTGGATCGAGGACGGCCTGCTCGACGCGCTCGGCGCCGAGGGTGTCGGCTGCATCGTGTTCTCGCCGCTCGCGCAGGGTCTGCTCACCTCGCGCTACCTGGGCGTGAACGCGTCCGACGTGGCGGGCAGCCTGCCGGCCGGCTCCCGCGCGACGGAGGGCGGTTCGCTCAAGGCCAGCTCGCTCACGCCGGACAAGCTCGAACGCATCCACGCCCTGGCGGCGATCGCGAAGCGGCGCGGGCAGACGCTCGCCCAGCTCGCCCTGGCGTGGTGCCTACGCGACGAGCGGGTGACGTCGGTCCTCATCGGGGCGTCCAGCGTGGCGCAGCTGGAGGAGAACGTCGGGACGCTCGCCAACCTCGAGTTGAGCGCCGCCGAGCTGGCCGAGATCGACGAGCTCGCCGTCGAGGGCAACATCAACATCTGGCGGAAGTCGAGCGAGGCCGGCGGGGAGCGCCCGGCGGAAGCGCGGAGCTGA
- a CDS encoding Rrf2 family transcriptional regulator yields MAEPIDLSPYRTLLRREESYAIHALIYASENPGAAAARIAGDLKIPPAFLAKVLRRLAQVGYVENRQGRNGGVNLIVDPTSISLLDVIETMSGPLIVDTCQTKARCATQERKGYCRLNVAWVNASLAIREVLAGVRLSHLIDPPRATTRSGDGAGPRPLGRVTADA; encoded by the coding sequence GTGGCTGAGCCCATCGACCTCTCACCGTACCGGACCCTCCTGCGCCGCGAGGAGAGCTACGCCATCCACGCGCTCATCTACGCCTCGGAGAACCCGGGCGCGGCCGCGGCCAGAATCGCCGGTGACCTGAAGATCCCCCCTGCCTTCCTCGCCAAGGTGCTGAGACGGCTCGCCCAGGTCGGGTACGTCGAGAACCGCCAAGGGCGGAACGGCGGCGTGAACTTGATAGTAGACCCCACGAGCATCTCCTTGCTCGACGTGATAGAGACGATGTCGGGGCCGCTCATAGTCGACACGTGCCAGACGAAGGCCCGCTGCGCCACCCAGGAGCGCAAGGGCTACTGCCGCCTGAACGTGGCGTGGGTGAACGCCTCCCTCGCCATCCGGGAAGTGCTGGCGGGCGTGCGCCTCTCGCACCTGATCGATCCGCCGCGGGCGACGACGCGCTCCGGCGACGGCGCCGGGCCCCGCCCGCTGGGGCGCGTGACCGCGGACGCCTGA